The Stieleria maiorica genome includes the window TCACTATTCGTGCTCAGATACAAGTTGTCGAATGGATCCTCGGGCATGGTTTGGCTTTCCGAATTGCAGCCGGCTGAAAACGCAATTGTTAAGCAGACGATCGCAACTGAGGGGATTGGTAGATTCATGCAGCGTATTCTAACCGAAGATCTCATTCAGAATTGCAATCGGGGCCACCCACAAATGATGCTTGCCGGCAGGGAAACAGTGACGCGCGCTGAGCTCCGGCGGGAGTTGGTTGCGGTCTCGTGAAGTGTCTGAGGCGGAGAGGCTTAACCAGTGGTGAGCGTCACCTGAATCGCCAGCAGAGGCAGACTTTCGATGGGTTGTCCAAATTCAAACGTTTCCTTTGTGCCGTAGCCTGCTTCGCCCAGGTGTGTGAATCGCTCGATTGTTTTGCTGTTTGGCAGAACGATCCAGTATTCAGGAATCTGAGCTTCGGCATAGACCGCCGACTTGGCTCGATCGATGGCTTCCGAACTGACGGCGACCTCAACGACCACGTGTGCTGTCGAAGGGTGGCTTGCGCCGGGCTGGTAGGATCCAACCTGGACAATCGCGATGTCGGGTTCCGGTTCCGATGACGATAACGTCAGGGGCTCCTCCTTTCGCAGTTCCAACTCGGGAGGCAGCTGGGCCTCGATCGCTGAAACGAGTTGCTTGACGATCAACGTGTGCAGGGGCGACTTGATCCTCTTTTGCAGGATTATCCCACCGATCAATTCCGTTCGCTGGTCGATGATCCCCGCCTTTCCCATCCGGTGAAAGGTTTCGACCGAGATCGGAACAACGGCACCACGGATGGCGGGGTTTGATAAAAGAGCGCTCACCAGAAATTCCAGGCGTGCGACAGGTCAGAAAGTACACCCGGCAGGATTCGAACCTGCAACCCTCGGTTCCGAAGACCGATGCGCTATCCAGTTGTGCCACGGGTGCTCGTCTTGCGACAAGAGACGTATTTTGCCTGATTCGGGTTCGGTTGTCTAGCGCCGTCGAGAAACTTCATCACGGCAATTTCGAATCGGCTCTGCTGGGCCGCAGTGGTCGACGCAGACTACGGGAAAAGGTGGTTCTGCGGGAAAAAGTGGCTGATCCGCATCAGAAACTATCTCGGTCTGCTGATTGAATCGGTTTCATTAGGGAACTCCTTGAATTCGAGCCGCCCCCTCTCTTTCAGGGTGCTTC containing:
- a CDS encoding Uma2 family endonuclease; this encodes MSALLSNPAIRGAVVPISVETFHRMGKAGIIDQRTELIGGIILQKRIKSPLHTLIVKQLVSAIEAQLPPELELRKEEPLTLSSSEPEPDIAIVQVGSYQPGASHPSTAHVVVEVAVSSEAIDRAKSAVYAEAQIPEYWIVLPNSKTIERFTHLGEAGYGTKETFEFGQPIESLPLLAIQVTLTTG